The following are from one region of the Chryseobacterium shigense genome:
- a CDS encoding isopenicillin N synthase family dioxygenase: MDKIPSVDLRDFLSDNPERKQKFVNEIGKAYEEIGFVALKGHFLDDKLVDELYGEVKNFFDLPVETKQKYEIPGIGGQRGYVGFGKETAKGFKKGDLKEFWHFGQYVPDDSKYKSEYPDNVIVDELPQFNEVGKEAYQMLEKTGQYVLRALALYLGLDEFYFDNKIAEGNSILRPIHYPPITQEPDDAVRAAAHGDINLITLLMGSQGKGLQVQNHNGDWIDAIAKPDELMINVGDMLSRHTNNKLKSTIHRVVNPPRELWGTSRYSIPFFMHPVSEMSLNALENCIDENNPKLYEDTTAGEFLHERLIELGLIKK; the protein is encoded by the coding sequence ATGGATAAAATACCAAGTGTAGACCTGCGTGATTTCCTTTCGGACAACCCGGAACGCAAACAGAAATTTGTAAATGAAATCGGAAAAGCTTATGAAGAAATTGGTTTTGTTGCCTTAAAAGGCCATTTTCTTGATGACAAATTAGTAGATGAACTCTACGGAGAGGTTAAAAACTTTTTTGACCTGCCTGTAGAAACTAAGCAGAAGTATGAAATTCCAGGAATCGGTGGCCAGAGAGGTTACGTAGGATTCGGTAAAGAAACTGCAAAAGGTTTCAAAAAAGGTGATTTGAAAGAATTTTGGCATTTCGGGCAGTATGTACCTGATGATTCAAAATACAAATCCGAATATCCTGACAACGTAATCGTTGATGAGCTGCCACAGTTCAACGAAGTAGGTAAAGAAGCCTATCAGATGCTTGAAAAAACAGGCCAGTATGTATTAAGAGCTTTAGCTTTGTACCTTGGTCTGGATGAGTTTTATTTTGACAACAAGATTGCTGAAGGAAACTCTATTTTAAGACCGATTCACTATCCGCCAATCACTCAGGAACCAGATGATGCGGTAAGAGCTGCTGCCCACGGAGACATCAACCTTATTACTCTTTTGATGGGTTCTCAGGGAAAAGGTCTTCAGGTTCAGAACCACAACGGAGATTGGATCGATGCTATCGCAAAACCGGATGAATTAATGATCAATGTTGGAGACATGTTATCTAGACATACCAACAACAAGCTGAAATCTACAATTCACAGAGTGGTTAACCCACCAAGAGAATTATGGGGTACTTCAAGATACTCTATTCCTTTCTTTATGCACCCGGTGAGCGAAATGTCACTAAATGCCCTTGAAAACTGTATTGACGAAAACAATCCTAAGCTGTATGAAGATACTACTGCAGGAGAATTTTTACATG
- the menD gene encoding 2-succinyl-5-enolpyruvyl-6-hydroxy-3-cyclohexene-1-carboxylic-acid synthase codes for MKKYSSKRSIQILAHLLQQYGISDIIISPGSRNAPLAIHFSEIDAFNCYSIVDERSAAFVGIGMAKSEKKPVAVTCTSGSAVANYYPAVTEAFYQNVPLLILTADRPTDYVDIFDGQTIRQKDIFHQHSYGDFQLLEDSKENAEDVNFDIIKKAIELCFEKQGPVHINIPLEEPLYDLVSELPSFPTVEKTIRHKEYELPSNLVADWHTSQRIMILVGTKDYSPELESQLTQLVKNHSVVVLSEANSNLYHEKFFRHIDRYIFNFTEQDYKTYAPDLLITVGQNVVSKKVKQFLRSARPKQHWHLDEVWQPDTYFSLTEKIEVKPEVFFSKLLKFINLEPRPYFNLWDVLRDKKDARHEQFLNKVEFSDFYFFNKASQTIPENYNIHFSNSSAIRYAQLFDFGKRKMYCNRGTSGIDGSTSTAMGFAIKNTNPTLLITGDLSFFYDINGLWNQYIPPFVRIIIFNNGEGNIFKIIPGPGNANPNTLDEFIATKHRKHAEHLAKHFGFSYIKVEDEPTLDRVLENFFKPDLQPKILEVNTYGKNSADVQKAYFEFMKG; via the coding sequence ATGAAAAAATATTCTTCCAAGAGAAGTATTCAGATACTTGCCCACCTTCTTCAGCAGTACGGAATTTCAGATATTATTATCTCCCCGGGGTCCAGAAATGCTCCCCTGGCGATTCATTTTTCTGAAATTGATGCCTTCAATTGTTACAGCATTGTAGATGAAAGAAGTGCAGCTTTTGTGGGAATAGGAATGGCGAAAAGTGAGAAAAAGCCTGTGGCAGTAACCTGTACAAGCGGTTCCGCTGTGGCAAACTATTACCCGGCGGTTACCGAAGCTTTTTACCAAAATGTTCCGCTTTTGATCCTGACCGCTGACCGGCCTACAGACTATGTAGATATTTTTGACGGGCAGACTATCAGGCAGAAGGATATTTTTCATCAGCATTCTTATGGTGATTTCCAACTTTTGGAAGACAGTAAAGAGAATGCAGAAGATGTTAATTTTGACATCATTAAAAAAGCAATTGAACTTTGTTTTGAGAAACAGGGACCGGTACACATCAATATTCCTTTAGAAGAACCATTATATGATCTGGTTTCCGAACTTCCGTCCTTCCCGACTGTTGAAAAAACGATCAGGCATAAAGAATATGAGCTCCCTTCCAATCTGGTTGCAGACTGGCATACGTCACAAAGAATCATGATTTTAGTGGGAACTAAAGATTACAGCCCGGAGCTGGAGAGCCAGTTGACACAACTGGTGAAAAACCATTCTGTTGTTGTATTGAGTGAAGCAAACTCTAATCTGTATCATGAGAAATTTTTCAGACATATTGACCGTTACATCTTCAATTTTACCGAACAGGACTATAAAACCTATGCTCCGGATCTCCTGATTACGGTAGGACAGAACGTAGTTTCCAAGAAAGTGAAACAGTTCTTAAGAAGCGCGCGCCCGAAACAGCACTGGCATTTGGATGAAGTCTGGCAGCCGGATACGTATTTTTCCCTTACGGAAAAGATCGAGGTAAAGCCTGAGGTTTTCTTTTCAAAGCTTCTGAAATTCATCAACCTTGAACCGAGGCCTTATTTCAATTTGTGGGATGTTTTAAGAGATAAAAAGGACGCCAGGCATGAACAGTTCCTGAATAAAGTGGAATTTTCAGATTTTTATTTCTTTAATAAAGCTTCACAAACCATTCCGGAGAATTACAATATCCATTTCAGTAATTCTTCCGCTATCAGGTATGCCCAGCTGTTTGATTTTGGAAAAAGAAAAATGTACTGCAACAGGGGAACAAGCGGCATAGACGGATCTACCTCTACCGCAATGGGCTTTGCTATTAAAAATACGAATCCAACCCTGCTTATTACAGGGGATTTAAGCTTCTTCTATGATATTAACGGCCTCTGGAACCAATATATTCCACCATTTGTAAGAATCATTATTTTCAATAACGGGGAAGGTAATATCTTTAAAATCATTCCGGGACCGGGTAACGCCAATCCGAATACCTTAGATGAATTTATAGCCACCAAACACCGCAAGCATGCCGAGCATCTGGCCAAACATTTTGGCTTTTCCTACATCAAAGTGGAAGATGAACCAACGCTTGACCGTGTGCTGGAAAATTTCTTCAAGCCGGATCTACAGCCTAAAATACTGGAAGTGAATACGTACGGTAAGAACAGCGCAGATGTGCAGAAGGCTTACTTTGAATTCATGAAAGGCTAA